From Coffea arabica cultivar ET-39 chromosome 2e, Coffea Arabica ET-39 HiFi, whole genome shotgun sequence, the proteins below share one genomic window:
- the LOC113731396 gene encoding probable carboxylesterase 2, with product MSEIEFEFLPYFRSYKNGRVERFFGTDVVPASLGSETGVSSEDVTIVPENTTAAAVSARLFIPSSITITPDRTPKPKPKPKLPLLIYFHGGAYMFGSPFCATYHHYLTSVVASANVVAISIDYRLAPEHPLPAAFEDSWDALKWAASHSAGHGPEAWLNEYADFQRAFVAGDSAGSTIAHAMAVRAGEEEGLGGVKLVGLGVIHPDFASKKGGLSPTAAWNFACPATAGWDDPRINPAADSRLSRLGCERVLICVAEFDEMKERGWLYYDVLKESGWKGKVEILETPGEGHAFHLFNPTCTNAVTLLKKLASFLHQEE from the coding sequence atgagtgaaatAGAGTTTGAATTTCTTCCATATTTCCGATCGTACAAAAACGGACGAGTGGAAAGATTCTTCGGCACTGATGTAGTCCCTGCCTCCCTTGGTTCCGAGACTGGCGTTTCCTCTGAAGATGTTACAATTGTGCCAGaaaatactactgctgctgCTGTATCCGCCCGTCTATTTATACCAAGCAGCATCACAATCACACCAGACCGAACGCCAAAGCCAAAGCCAAAGCCAAAGCTCCCTCTCTTAATTTACTTCCACGGAGGGGCCTATATGTTTGGCTCACCATTCTGCGCCACTTACCACCACTATCTCACTTCCGTTGTGGCAAGTGCCAACGTTGTAGCAATATCAATTGACTATAGATTGGCACCTGAACATCCTCTGCCTGCAGCTTTTGAAGATTCATGGGACGCACTCAAGTGGGCTGCTTCACATTCTGCTGGCCATGGTCCTGAAGCGTGGCTGAACGAATATGCAGATTTCCAGAGAGCTTTTGTCGCGGGAGATAGTGCCGGATCTACCATTGCGCATGCCATGGCCGTCCGGGCAGGAGAAGAGGAAGGTCTGGGAGGGGTTAAGCTAGTAGGCCTTGGCGTGATCCATCCAGATTTTGCTAGTAAAAAAGGGGGTTTGAGTCCCACCGCTGCCTGGAATTTTGCTTGTCCTGCTACAGCCGGATGGGATGATCCCAGGATAAACCCCGCCGCGGATTCGAGGTTGTCGAGGCTAGGCTGCGAAAGGGTTCTCATTTGTGTTGCTGAATTTGATGAAATGAAGGAGAGGGGTTGGCTTTACTATGATGTCCTGAAGGAGAGTGGATGGAAAGGCAAGGTGGAGATCCTGGAGACCCCGGGAGAGGGGCATGCGTTCCATCTATTCAATCCAACCTGTACAAACGCCGTCACCCTGCTGAAGAAATTGGCTTCCTTCCTCCATCAGGAGGAATAG